One genomic window of Azospirillum sp. TSH58 includes the following:
- a CDS encoding cytochrome b/b6 domain-containing protein has translation MAVWDLPTRLFHWSLVLLVAVAVVSAKTDRMTIHMLAGEAILALLLFRLVWGLIGSQTARFSHFVKGPRAVLAYACGMVRAGRGGKEPAPVVGHNPMGGLMVVALLGALTLQAVAGLFTSDDILVDGPLVALASNGVVAGFSTLHRILADGILILIGVHVLAVLAYLLVKRDNLIRPMVTGRKAIPADAPVESPKRRPAALALAVLAAAAGLVAAVVQAG, from the coding sequence GTGGCGGTCTGGGACTTGCCGACGCGCCTGTTTCATTGGAGCCTGGTCCTTCTGGTGGCGGTTGCGGTGGTCTCCGCCAAGACCGACCGCATGACCATCCACATGCTGGCGGGGGAGGCGATCCTGGCGCTTCTGCTGTTCCGGCTGGTCTGGGGGCTGATCGGCAGCCAGACGGCGCGCTTCAGCCATTTCGTGAAGGGCCCGCGCGCCGTCCTCGCCTACGCCTGCGGAATGGTCCGCGCCGGTCGCGGGGGGAAGGAGCCGGCGCCGGTCGTCGGGCACAACCCGATGGGCGGGCTGATGGTGGTGGCGCTGCTGGGGGCGCTGACGCTCCAGGCGGTGGCCGGCCTCTTCACCTCCGACGACATCCTGGTGGATGGGCCGCTGGTGGCGCTGGCGTCGAATGGCGTGGTGGCGGGCTTCAGCACGCTGCACCGCATCCTGGCCGACGGAATCCTGATCCTGATCGGCGTGCATGTGCTGGCCGTGCTGGCCTATCTGCTGGTCAAGCGGGACAATCTGATCCGCCCGATGGTCACGGGGCGGAAGGCGATCCCGGCGGATGCGCCGGTCGAGTCGCCGAAGCGCCGCCCGGCGGCCCTGGCCTTGGCGGTGCTGGCCGCGGCGGCGGGGCTGGTCGCGGCGGTGGTGCAGGCGGGCTGA
- a CDS encoding cytochrome c: MLTRVTLAATAALLLVGIGGTAMAQDSIKARKDGFQTSKNAMAEIKDLLGSDKVAQVGPAAQRMSAFAAQIPTLFPAGSDKGDTKAKADIWANNADFTAKAQAYEAAAKGLEAAAASGDKAATAKQFAAVGGACKACHERYRAD; the protein is encoded by the coding sequence ATGCTCACCCGCGTCACGCTGGCCGCCACGGCCGCCCTGCTCCTCGTCGGTATCGGCGGCACGGCGATGGCCCAGGATTCGATCAAGGCGCGCAAGGACGGTTTCCAGACCAGCAAGAACGCGATGGCCGAGATCAAGGACCTGCTGGGGAGCGACAAGGTCGCCCAGGTCGGCCCGGCCGCCCAGCGCATGAGCGCCTTCGCCGCCCAGATCCCCACCCTGTTCCCGGCGGGCAGCGACAAGGGCGACACCAAGGCCAAGGCCGACATCTGGGCGAACAACGCCGATTTCACCGCCAAGGCCCAGGCCTACGAGGCGGCCGCCAAGGGGCTGGAAGCCGCCGCCGCGTCCGGCGACAAGGCCGCCACCGCCAAGCAGTTCGCCGCCGTGGGCGGCGCCTGCAAGGCCTGCCACGAGCGCTACCGCGCCGATTGA
- the nhaA gene encoding Na+/H+ antiporter NhaA translates to MDAHRQPAGRRPAAFIRNFMSNEASGGILLMVAAALALVVANSPLSTAYFDTLHTYILGLSVGHWINDGLMAVFFLLVGLEIKREMLDGQLSTWSCRILPGVAAAGGMLVPALVYLAFNAGNPATVNGWAIPAATDIAFALGVLSLLGPRVPVSLKIFLTALAIIDDLGAVIIIALFYTADLSLPALGVAALLLAALIGLNRFGVRSLLPYLVLGAGLWGAVLLSGVHATLAGVTLALTIPLRPSSGEAADPHAPLLRLEHGIHPWVAFLIVPVFGFANAGVSFAGMDASILTGSLPLGIALGLFLGKMVGVFGTAWLTIRLGFAGMPAGATTAQLYGVALLCGIGFTMSLFIGALAFPTSPELGDAVKVGVFAGSILSATAGALVLRLVSAKDAAPALHAAGADRGA, encoded by the coding sequence ATGGATGCTCACAGGCAACCCGCCGGCCGGCGCCCGGCAGCCTTCATCCGCAACTTCATGAGCAACGAGGCCTCGGGCGGCATCCTGCTGATGGTCGCCGCGGCGCTGGCCCTGGTGGTGGCGAACTCCCCCCTCTCCACCGCCTATTTCGACACGCTGCACACCTACATTCTCGGGCTCAGCGTCGGCCATTGGATCAACGACGGGCTGATGGCGGTCTTCTTCCTGCTGGTCGGGCTGGAGATCAAGCGGGAGATGCTGGACGGCCAGCTGTCCACATGGTCGTGCCGCATCCTGCCGGGCGTCGCCGCGGCGGGCGGCATGCTGGTGCCGGCGTTGGTCTATCTCGCCTTCAACGCCGGCAACCCCGCCACGGTCAACGGCTGGGCGATCCCGGCGGCGACCGACATCGCCTTCGCGCTCGGCGTGCTGTCGCTGCTCGGGCCGCGCGTCCCGGTCTCGCTGAAGATCTTCCTGACGGCCCTGGCGATCATCGACGACCTGGGCGCCGTCATCATCATCGCCCTGTTCTACACCGCCGACCTGTCCCTGCCGGCGCTCGGCGTGGCGGCGCTGCTCCTGGCGGCGCTGATCGGGCTGAACCGGTTCGGCGTGCGTTCCCTCCTGCCCTATCTGGTCCTCGGCGCGGGCCTGTGGGGCGCGGTTCTGCTGTCCGGCGTGCACGCGACGCTGGCCGGCGTGACCCTGGCCCTGACCATCCCGCTGCGTCCCTCCTCCGGCGAAGCGGCGGACCCCCACGCGCCGCTGCTCCGGCTGGAGCACGGCATCCACCCCTGGGTGGCCTTCCTGATCGTCCCGGTCTTCGGCTTCGCCAACGCGGGCGTGTCCTTCGCCGGGATGGACGCCTCGATCCTCACCGGCTCGCTGCCGCTGGGCATCGCGCTCGGCCTGTTCCTCGGCAAGATGGTCGGCGTGTTCGGCACCGCCTGGCTGACCATCCGGCTCGGCTTCGCCGGCATGCCGGCCGGGGCCACCACCGCGCAGCTCTACGGCGTTGCCCTGCTGTGCGGCATCGGCTTCACCATGAGCCTGTTCATCGGCGCGCTGGCCTTCCCGACCTCGCCCGAGCTGGGCGACGCGGTGAAGGTGGGCGTCTTCGCCGGGTCGATCCTGTCGGCGACGGCGGGCGCCCTGGTCCTGCGGCTGGTGTCGGCCAAGGACGCCGCGCCGGCCCTGCACGCCGCGGGGGCCGACCGCGGCGCGTGA
- a CDS encoding pyridoxal phosphate-dependent aminotransferase yields MSIIASRLSRIKPSPTIAVTQKARELAAAGRDVIGLGAGEPDFDTPDNIKDAAVKAIQAGDTKYTAVDGTPALKKAICAKFERENGLTYAPDQITVGVGGKQVLYNALMATLNPGDEVIIPAPYWVSYPDMVELAEGTPVFVSCPAEQGFKLQPADLEKAITPKTKWLILNSPSNPSGAAYTRDEMKALTDVLVKHPQVWVMTDDMYEHLLYDGIEFVTPAQVEPALYDRTLTVNGVSKSYAMTGWRIGYAGGPKALIKAMGVIQSQSTSNPTSIAQAAAVEALNGPQDFIAERAAVFAQRRDLVVSMLNQAKGISCPKPEGAFYVYPSCAGTIGKTTPDGKVIETDEDFVTYLLESEGVAVVQGSAFGLAPHFRISYATSTEALEEACKRIQRACGNLKD; encoded by the coding sequence ATGTCGATCATCGCGTCCCGTCTGTCGCGCATCAAGCCCTCGCCGACCATCGCCGTCACCCAGAAAGCCCGCGAGCTTGCGGCGGCCGGTCGCGACGTCATCGGCCTCGGCGCCGGCGAGCCGGACTTCGACACCCCCGACAACATCAAGGACGCCGCCGTCAAGGCCATCCAGGCCGGCGACACCAAGTACACCGCCGTGGACGGCACGCCCGCGCTGAAGAAGGCCATCTGCGCCAAGTTCGAGCGCGAGAACGGCCTGACCTACGCGCCCGACCAGATCACGGTCGGCGTCGGCGGCAAGCAGGTGCTGTACAACGCCCTGATGGCGACGCTGAATCCCGGCGACGAGGTCATCATCCCGGCCCCCTACTGGGTGTCCTACCCGGACATGGTGGAGCTGGCGGAAGGCACGCCGGTCTTCGTCTCCTGCCCGGCCGAGCAGGGCTTCAAGCTGCAGCCCGCCGACCTGGAGAAGGCGATCACGCCGAAGACCAAGTGGCTGATCCTGAACTCCCCGTCCAACCCGTCGGGCGCCGCCTACACGCGCGACGAGATGAAGGCCCTGACCGACGTGCTGGTGAAGCACCCGCAGGTCTGGGTGATGACCGACGACATGTATGAGCACCTGCTCTACGACGGCATCGAGTTCGTGACCCCGGCCCAGGTCGAGCCGGCGCTGTACGACCGCACGCTGACCGTCAACGGCGTGTCGAAGTCCTACGCCATGACCGGCTGGCGCATCGGCTACGCCGGCGGCCCGAAGGCGCTGATCAAGGCGATGGGCGTGATCCAGAGCCAGTCGACCTCCAACCCGACCTCCATCGCCCAGGCCGCCGCCGTCGAGGCGCTGAACGGTCCGCAGGACTTCATCGCGGAGCGCGCGGCGGTGTTCGCCCAGCGCCGCGATCTCGTGGTGTCGATGCTGAACCAGGCCAAGGGCATCTCCTGCCCGAAGCCGGAAGGCGCCTTCTACGTCTACCCGTCCTGCGCCGGCACCATCGGCAAGACGACGCCGGACGGCAAGGTGATCGAGACCGACGAGGATTTCGTCACCTACCTGCTGGAGTCGGAAGGCGTTGCGGTCGTCCAGGGTTCGGCCTTCGGCCTCGCCCCGCACTTCCGCATCTCCTACGCGACCAGCACCGAGGCCCTGGAAGAGGCTTGCAAGCGCATCCAGCGCGCCTGCGGCAATCTGAAGGACTGA